From a region of the Brevibacterium siliguriense genome:
- a CDS encoding ABC transporter family substrate-binding protein: protein MRKKATMVVAATAALGLALSGCQQANKDSGGVDSDKADKEISGLPTTDYQKAGYDEVKDGGTLTYPITEIPASLNYYHADGAHVDNNNIYGTTLGGPVKIKDDGTWEVDKNYAESVEIASEDPLVIDVKLNKDAVWEDGTPIDVDDYKAFWQTRDGKHDEFEVASTKGYEDIEKIESGKDKHDVKVTFKTPNIDWPNYIGAFLPNEITEDADSFNKDYTKKVLPSNGPFKADKVDTKSGVITMVKNDKWWGQEPKLDKVIFKVVSQAQQAQAYANKEIDLVDVGTDGDSYKTAGKREDGEMYKSQGMEYTHLTMNAKKGALKEQAVRDAIGHAINREAIAQAAIGPVEAPVTLINNVTFMPGQEGYQDNTDGSLDFDQEKAKKILDDAGWVEGDGGVREKDGEKLQFKIVVPADTASNAQRAEQVMKDLNEIGFKVEIETVPVAAYFADHVLNGNFEMATFTWQGTAFPISSGSNLFYPADSEQNYSKISSDAIGEKFKAATKTLDPAEAKKLANEGDAEVLKLKPLIPFYPTPYVWGVRNDVLNLGPRQLETPDWTEIGFKK from the coding sequence ATGAGGAAGAAGGCGACAATGGTCGTCGCCGCGACTGCTGCGCTGGGCCTGGCACTGTCCGGCTGTCAGCAGGCGAACAAGGACTCCGGCGGAGTCGACAGCGACAAGGCGGATAAGGAGATCTCCGGTCTCCCCACCACCGACTATCAGAAGGCCGGATACGACGAGGTCAAGGACGGCGGAACGCTGACCTACCCGATCACCGAGATCCCCGCGAGCCTCAACTACTACCATGCCGACGGCGCCCACGTGGACAACAACAACATCTACGGCACCACCTTGGGCGGACCGGTCAAGATCAAGGATGACGGCACTTGGGAAGTCGACAAGAACTACGCCGAGAGCGTCGAGATCGCTAGCGAGGATCCCCTGGTCATCGACGTCAAGCTCAATAAGGACGCGGTCTGGGAGGATGGCACACCGATCGACGTCGACGATTACAAGGCGTTCTGGCAGACTCGCGACGGTAAACACGACGAGTTCGAGGTCGCTTCGACCAAGGGCTACGAGGACATCGAGAAGATCGAATCCGGCAAGGACAAGCACGACGTCAAGGTCACCTTCAAGACTCCGAACATCGACTGGCCGAACTACATCGGCGCCTTCCTGCCCAATGAGATCACCGAGGATGCCGACTCCTTCAACAAGGACTACACGAAGAAGGTCCTGCCTTCGAACGGCCCTTTCAAGGCTGACAAGGTTGACACGAAGTCCGGCGTCATCACGATGGTCAAGAACGACAAGTGGTGGGGCCAGGAGCCCAAACTCGACAAGGTGATATTCAAGGTCGTCTCTCAGGCACAGCAGGCTCAGGCCTATGCCAACAAGGAGATCGACCTAGTCGATGTCGGCACAGATGGCGACTCCTACAAGACCGCCGGCAAGCGCGAAGACGGAGAGATGTACAAGTCGCAGGGCATGGAATACACGCATCTGACGATGAATGCGAAGAAGGGTGCGCTCAAGGAGCAGGCAGTCCGTGACGCGATCGGTCATGCGATCAACCGCGAAGCCATCGCCCAGGCCGCGATCGGCCCCGTCGAAGCACCGGTGACTCTCATCAACAACGTCACATTTATGCCCGGCCAGGAAGGCTACCAGGACAACACCGACGGCAGCCTCGACTTCGACCAAGAGAAGGCGAAGAAGATCCTCGACGACGCCGGCTGGGTCGAAGGCGACGGGGGAGTCCGCGAGAAGGACGGAGAGAAGCTCCAGTTCAAGATCGTCGTTCCCGCCGACACCGCGTCGAACGCGCAGCGTGCCGAACAGGTGATGAAGGACCTCAACGAGATCGGCTTCAAGGTCGAAATCGAAACCGTTCCGGTCGCCGCGTACTTCGCCGACCATGTGCTCAACGGCAACTTCGAGATGGCGACGTTCACCTGGCAGGGCACAGCCTTCCCGATCTCCTCGGGATCGAACCTGTTCTACCCGGCGGATTCGGAGCAGAACTACTCGAAGATCTCCAGCGATGCGATCGGCGAGAAGTTCAAGGCTGCGACGAAGACACTCGATCCGGCCGAGGCGAAGAAGCTGGCGAACGAGGGCGATGCCGAGGTGCTGAAGCTCAAGCCGCTCATCCCTTTCTATCCGACACCATATGTTTGGGGCGTCAGGAATGACGTCCTCAACCTCGGACCGCGACAGCTCGAAACACCCGACTGGACTGAGATCGGCTTCAAGAAGTGA
- a CDS encoding YdbT family protein, translating into MSAPIILRQRSGPIITVIVWAFLAFLLGDALLRGAWDTVGRFGPGFVLIGWLAFIILWRPALVVGTDEVEVREILRTTSVPFTRIRDIRLGSVVTIETASAEGAERTIRPWNAPGMPRRKIDSGLTGGTRPESLDNHPAFELLRRWEHTQAHAPGTAVRRDPSGVAEDVSTRWSLGVIGVTLVLVLLVAVGLI; encoded by the coding sequence GTGAGTGCACCGATCATCCTGAGACAACGCAGCGGCCCCATCATCACGGTCATCGTGTGGGCGTTCCTCGCGTTCCTCCTCGGCGACGCGCTGTTGCGTGGGGCGTGGGACACTGTCGGTCGATTCGGTCCAGGATTTGTACTCATCGGCTGGCTCGCGTTCATCATCCTCTGGCGGCCGGCTCTCGTCGTCGGAACCGACGAGGTGGAGGTCAGGGAGATCCTGCGTACGACGTCGGTGCCGTTCACCCGAATCCGTGATATTCGGCTGGGTTCTGTCGTGACGATCGAAACTGCCTCGGCGGAGGGGGCCGAACGCACCATTCGACCGTGGAACGCTCCCGGAATGCCGCGAAGGAAGATCGATTCCGGACTGACCGGCGGAACGCGACCTGAGTCTCTGGACAATCACCCCGCGTTCGAGCTGCTGCGTCGATGGGAGCATACTCAGGCTCATGCCCCTGGAACAGCTGTGCGAAGAGATCCCTCCGGCGTTGCCGAAGACGTCAGCACTCGATGGAGCCTCGGCGTCATCGGGGTGACTCTGGTGTTGGTGCTCCTGGTGGCAGTCGGACTCATCTGA
- a CDS encoding D-2-hydroxyacid dehydrogenase family protein, which produces MRIVVLDDYQQVAGMFANWSGLDAEVEFISRPIVDDDDLVRVLSGAEVVVAMRERTAFTSGRLERLPDLRLLVTTGRVNASIDVEAARAQGIVVCGTESTTSATPEMTWGLILSVLRSIPDEDAAVRGGGWQSTVGGDLDGHRLGVVGLGRLGTKVARVGAAFGMDVVAWSQNLDAERADALGVRAVSKDELFSTADVVTIHYKLSDRSRGLVGTAELEAMKPDSILVNTSRAGLVDTDALITVLEAGGIRGAGLDVHDEEPLPVDHRLRSTPSTVLTPHLGYVTEDTYRIFFTQAVEDIAAWIAGEPIRVLG; this is translated from the coding sequence ATGCGCATCGTCGTTCTCGATGACTATCAGCAGGTGGCAGGCATGTTCGCGAACTGGAGCGGTCTCGACGCCGAGGTCGAGTTCATCTCGCGTCCCATCGTCGACGACGATGACCTGGTGCGGGTCCTCTCCGGCGCCGAGGTGGTGGTGGCGATGCGGGAGAGAACCGCCTTCACTTCCGGTCGGCTGGAACGGCTGCCGGACCTCCGTCTGCTCGTGACCACGGGACGTGTCAACGCCTCCATCGACGTGGAGGCGGCGCGTGCGCAGGGGATCGTGGTCTGCGGAACCGAGTCGACCACCTCGGCGACACCCGAGATGACCTGGGGACTCATCCTCTCCGTTCTGCGCAGCATCCCGGACGAGGACGCCGCCGTCCGAGGTGGCGGCTGGCAGTCGACCGTCGGGGGAGACCTCGATGGGCACCGTCTCGGCGTGGTCGGTCTGGGACGCCTGGGAACGAAGGTCGCACGGGTCGGTGCGGCCTTCGGAATGGACGTCGTGGCGTGGAGCCAGAACCTCGACGCCGAAAGAGCCGACGCCCTGGGCGTGCGTGCAGTGAGCAAGGACGAACTGTTCTCCACCGCGGACGTGGTGACGATACACTACAAACTCAGCGACCGCAGCCGAGGACTCGTGGGAACTGCCGAGCTCGAGGCGATGAAGCCCGACAGCATCCTCGTCAACACCTCGCGTGCCGGACTCGTCGACACCGACGCACTCATCACCGTGCTGGAGGCAGGAGGGATCCGAGGTGCTGGACTCGACGTCCACGACGAAGAGCCGCTGCCGGTCGACCACCGTCTGCGCAGCACACCGTCCACCGTGCTCACCCCGCACCTGGGATACGTCACGGAGGACACGTACCGGATCTTCTTCACCCAAGCGGTCGAGGACATCGCCGCTTGGATTGCCGGAGAGCCGATCCGCGTGCTCGGCTGA
- the mdlC gene encoding benzoylformate decarboxylase, whose protein sequence is MADQSDRDDGVKTVLDASLEVFRAHGMTTIFGNPGSNELPFLAGLGDDFRFILGLHEQVVVGMAEGYARATGRPTLVNLHAASGSGNGMGALTNAHYGQVPLVVLAGQQVRRTVGQETMLASVDASTLPAPLVKYSHEPLSAADVPRTLSQAAFEATTQPSGPVYVSVPLDDWDEPALPDDALLAKRSVTTAGTMPDSLRGELTDVLDGAQNPALVLGPQVDAAAVADPTVYEDAMVLAERLGASVYVAPSPTRCPFPTTHPNFEGVLVPGIRSVRDRLSGHDVVLVMGAAAFRYHRWEPANYLEPGTEVIQITQDPREATRAPFGRAVVADVATALADLAEATTDRGTRRGDRGSRTVTAPARSEQGMAGAEVLEVLNDHVDDTIVYVNETTTLDLDYLERIVIDKPGMYHFPASGGLGFGLPVAVGMAIGDPEKTIVATVGDGSANYGLTALYTAAQLGTKTIFVIVNNSGYGALSGFAERMGVPDTPGLSLGAIDFVSLAQGYGVPASRTTTREEFETAYREALRADGPVLIDAVVLGVGGQSTE, encoded by the coding sequence ATGGCCGACCAATCCGACAGAGACGACGGAGTGAAGACAGTCCTCGACGCGAGTCTGGAGGTCTTCCGCGCCCACGGGATGACGACGATCTTCGGAAATCCGGGCTCGAACGAGCTGCCGTTCCTCGCGGGCCTCGGGGACGACTTCCGGTTCATTCTCGGTCTGCATGAGCAGGTCGTCGTCGGCATGGCCGAGGGATACGCACGGGCCACGGGACGGCCGACACTGGTCAATCTGCACGCCGCCTCGGGTTCGGGCAATGGCATGGGCGCTTTGACCAACGCCCATTACGGTCAGGTTCCGCTGGTCGTCCTCGCCGGTCAGCAGGTGCGCCGCACCGTCGGACAGGAGACGATGCTGGCCAGCGTCGATGCCTCGACTCTGCCCGCTCCACTGGTGAAGTATTCGCACGAGCCGCTGTCGGCTGCCGATGTGCCGCGTACGCTGTCGCAGGCAGCATTCGAAGCGACCACCCAGCCGAGCGGACCCGTGTATGTGTCCGTCCCGCTCGACGATTGGGACGAACCGGCCCTTCCCGATGACGCGCTGTTGGCGAAGCGTTCGGTGACCACGGCAGGAACCATGCCGGATTCGCTGCGCGGCGAACTCACGGACGTCCTCGACGGGGCGCAGAACCCTGCCCTCGTCCTCGGCCCGCAGGTCGATGCCGCAGCCGTTGCTGATCCGACGGTCTATGAGGACGCAATGGTGTTGGCCGAGCGCCTCGGTGCCTCCGTCTACGTCGCACCCTCACCGACGCGGTGCCCGTTCCCGACGACCCATCCGAACTTCGAAGGCGTCCTGGTTCCTGGCATCCGATCAGTGCGCGACCGGCTGTCCGGCCACGACGTCGTCCTCGTCATGGGGGCCGCCGCATTCCGGTACCACCGGTGGGAACCGGCGAACTATCTGGAGCCGGGCACCGAGGTCATCCAGATCACCCAAGATCCGCGGGAGGCGACGCGGGCACCGTTCGGCCGCGCCGTCGTTGCGGACGTCGCAACCGCGCTCGCCGACCTTGCCGAGGCGACGACGGATCGAGGAACCCGCCGAGGCGACCGCGGGTCCCGAACCGTGACCGCGCCCGCCCGGTCGGAGCAGGGGATGGCCGGCGCCGAGGTTCTCGAGGTCCTTAACGATCATGTCGACGACACCATCGTCTACGTCAATGAGACGACCACCCTCGACCTCGACTACCTCGAGAGGATCGTCATCGACAAGCCCGGTATGTACCACTTCCCGGCCTCGGGAGGACTGGGCTTCGGACTGCCGGTCGCCGTCGGGATGGCCATCGGCGATCCGGAGAAGACCATTGTCGCCACCGTCGGTGACGGCTCCGCGAACTACGGACTCACCGCTCTGTACACGGCTGCTCAGCTGGGCACGAAGACGATCTTCGTCATCGTCAACAACTCGGGCTACGGTGCGCTCTCCGGATTCGCCGAGCGGATGGGCGTCCCGGACACCCCGGGCCTGTCATTGGGCGCGATCGACTTCGTCTCCCTGGCTCAGGGCTACGGCGTTCCGGCCAGCCGGACGACGACCCGTGAGGAGTTCGAGACCGCCTACCGTGAGGCGCTGCGGGCCGACGGTCCGGTGCTCATCGACGCAGTCGTCCTCGGCGTTGGGGGACAGTCGACGGAGTGA
- a CDS encoding aldo/keto reductase, translated as MTVPTLTLNDGKTIPQLGFGVFKVDPDETERIVTDALEIGYRHIDTAAVYGNEEGVGRAIAKSGIARDELFVTTKLWNDRHGAEESKRALGESLEKLGLDHVDLYLIHWPTPANKNSVETWEAFPGYRDQGLTTSIGVSNFDHRFLPEILDTGIIPAVDQIEVHPQFQQVETRPLLAEHDIKIEAWGPLGQGKVDYASTVIGEIAAAHEKSWAQAIIRWHLQKGHVVFPKSNNRDRMEQNFSVFDFELTDAEVAAIDALENGGRVSADPAEVN; from the coding sequence TTGACGGTTCCCACACTCACTCTCAACGACGGCAAGACGATCCCGCAGCTGGGCTTCGGGGTCTTCAAGGTCGACCCCGACGAGACAGAACGCATCGTCACCGACGCCCTCGAGATCGGCTACCGCCACATCGACACCGCCGCCGTCTACGGCAACGAGGAAGGCGTGGGACGGGCCATCGCAAAGTCCGGGATCGCCCGTGACGAGCTCTTCGTGACGACCAAGCTATGGAACGATCGCCACGGTGCGGAAGAATCCAAGCGGGCCCTCGGCGAATCCCTGGAGAAGCTCGGCCTCGACCACGTCGATCTCTACCTCATCCACTGGCCGACCCCAGCGAACAAGAACTCGGTCGAAACATGGGAGGCCTTCCCAGGCTACCGCGATCAGGGTCTGACCACTTCGATCGGCGTGTCGAACTTTGACCACCGGTTCCTGCCCGAGATCCTCGACACCGGCATCATCCCGGCCGTCGACCAGATCGAGGTCCACCCGCAGTTCCAGCAGGTCGAGACCCGTCCGCTGCTGGCCGAGCACGACATCAAGATCGAAGCCTGGGGCCCTCTGGGTCAGGGCAAGGTCGACTACGCGAGCACCGTCATCGGTGAGATCGCCGCCGCCCACGAGAAGTCCTGGGCTCAGGCCATCATCCGCTGGCACCTGCAGAAGGGTCACGTCGTCTTCCCGAAGTCGAACAACCGTGACCGCATGGAGCAGAACTTCTCAGTCTTCGACTTCGAACTCACCGACGCCGAGGTGGCTGCCATCGATGCGCTCGAAAACGGCGGCCGCGTCTCGGCCGATCCCGCCGAGGTGAACTGA
- a CDS encoding PTS transporter subunit EIIC: MTTASADTPKKRKKAIPGFSQLQRVGRSLMLPIAVLPAAALLMRFGQPDMLGTDGLGQFADWLLPVATVFAAAGSALFDNLPLIFAVGVAIGFAKKADGSTALAAVVGYMVLTGVFTAMSPSFGSDNGEGENVINFGVLGGIVVGIITALLYQRYHRIKLPTYLGFFGGRRFVPIVTAVASMVIAVIMALIYPVFDALINKGVGGFLMEHGANPGTGFVFGTINRLLIPFGLHHLLNNLPWFQLGSCTTASGDTAHGDITCFFSGADGTADWTGSFMTGFFPIMMFALPAAALAIYHTAHPKRRKVVGGIMLSVALTSFVTGITEPLEYAFAYVAFPLYAVHAVLTGTSFVVVNALGIKSGFGFSAGALDYLLNLGRASELSGGIGPVLLLLVIGLAYAVIYYFLFRWAIIKFNLHTPGREDESDTGTGAPSVFDEAQIAAEESTGKRRAQDEGRS, encoded by the coding sequence ATGACCACCGCATCCGCTGATACACCGAAGAAGCGCAAGAAGGCGATACCGGGTTTCTCCCAGCTCCAACGCGTCGGCCGCTCCCTCATGCTCCCGATCGCGGTCCTGCCGGCCGCGGCCCTTCTGATGCGCTTCGGTCAGCCCGATATGCTCGGTACCGACGGACTCGGCCAGTTCGCGGACTGGCTGCTGCCGGTGGCGACGGTATTCGCGGCCGCTGGTTCGGCTCTCTTCGACAACCTGCCGCTGATCTTCGCCGTCGGTGTGGCCATCGGCTTCGCGAAGAAGGCCGACGGCTCCACGGCGTTGGCCGCGGTCGTCGGGTATATGGTCCTCACCGGAGTCTTCACTGCCATGTCTCCGAGCTTCGGCTCGGACAACGGCGAGGGTGAGAACGTCATCAACTTCGGAGTGCTCGGCGGAATCGTCGTCGGCATCATCACCGCCCTGCTCTATCAGCGCTATCACCGGATCAAACTGCCGACCTACCTCGGTTTCTTCGGCGGTCGCCGTTTCGTTCCGATCGTCACCGCGGTCGCGTCGATGGTCATCGCCGTGATCATGGCCCTCATCTACCCCGTCTTCGACGCTCTCATCAACAAGGGCGTGGGCGGCTTCCTCATGGAGCACGGAGCCAATCCGGGCACCGGGTTCGTCTTCGGCACGATCAACCGCCTCCTCATCCCCTTCGGGCTGCACCATCTGCTGAACAATCTGCCGTGGTTCCAGCTGGGTTCGTGCACGACCGCATCGGGAGACACCGCGCACGGCGACATCACCTGCTTCTTCTCCGGCGCGGACGGCACGGCGGACTGGACGGGATCGTTCATGACCGGGTTCTTCCCGATCATGATGTTCGCTCTTCCGGCCGCGGCCCTGGCCATCTATCACACCGCCCATCCGAAGCGCCGCAAGGTCGTCGGCGGCATCATGCTCTCGGTGGCACTGACCTCTTTCGTCACCGGTATCACCGAGCCGCTCGAATACGCCTTCGCCTATGTCGCATTTCCGCTCTACGCGGTTCACGCCGTGCTCACCGGCACATCGTTTGTGGTGGTGAATGCGCTCGGCATCAAATCCGGATTCGGCTTCTCGGCCGGTGCGCTCGACTATCTGCTCAACCTCGGTCGAGCGTCCGAACTGTCCGGCGGCATCGGGCCCGTCCTGCTCCTGCTGGTCATCGGCCTGGCCTACGCCGTCATCTACTACTTCCTCTTCCGCTGGGCGATCATCAAGTTCAATCTGCACACCCCGGGCCGCGAGGACGAGTCCGACACCGGCACGGGTGCTCCGTCGGTGTTCGACGAGGCCCAGATCGCCGCCGAGGAGTCCACGGGCAAGAGACGCGCCCAGGACGAAGGCCGAAGCTGA
- a CDS encoding PTS transporter subunit EIIB: MDKAAQILAGLGGADNIDDIEACITRLRVEVDDDSLVNEQALTAAGAFGVVVQGSAVQVVVGPEADNLVDDIEDLMG, from the coding sequence ATGGACAAAGCAGCACAGATCCTCGCGGGACTGGGCGGTGCCGACAACATCGATGACATCGAAGCGTGCATCACCCGCCTGCGCGTCGAGGTCGACGATGACTCTCTCGTCAACGAACAGGCGCTCACGGCAGCCGGTGCCTTCGGCGTGGTGGTGCAGGGAAGCGCGGTCCAAGTCGTCGTCGGTCCGGAGGCCGACAACCTCGTCGATGACATCGAAGACCTCATGGGCTGA
- a CDS encoding PTS sugar transporter subunit IIA, translating to MAVTIAAPLTGTVIPLTEVPDPVFAKALVGPGVAIDPGEVATLTVTAPVAGKLTSLKPHAYVISRQPDQGVLVHLGIDTVHLKGAGFTLRAEAGQQVEAGEEIVVWDLAAAREAEKSVVVPVVVLETDAENLTLAEAGPISSGDPLIRIS from the coding sequence ATGGCAGTCACGATCGCTGCACCCCTCACCGGCACGGTGATCCCATTGACGGAGGTTCCCGACCCCGTCTTCGCAAAAGCGCTCGTCGGTCCCGGCGTGGCCATCGACCCCGGCGAGGTCGCGACTCTGACGGTCACGGCTCCTGTCGCGGGAAAGCTGACGAGCCTTAAGCCACACGCATACGTCATCTCCCGCCAGCCCGATCAGGGTGTGCTCGTCCACCTGGGCATCGACACCGTTCACCTCAAGGGCGCTGGTTTCACGCTCCGTGCCGAGGCCGGGCAGCAGGTCGAGGCGGGCGAAGAGATCGTCGTTTGGGACTTGGCAGCCGCACGGGAGGCGGAGAAGTCTGTGGTCGTTCCGGTCGTCGTCCTCGAAACAGACGCCGAGAACCTGACCCTCGCCGAGGCGGGTCCGATCTCTTCCGGCGACCCCCTCATCCGAATCAGCTGA
- a CDS encoding adenine phosphoribosyltransferase, whose protein sequence is MTQSDLDRAQSLITSIPDYPEPGVVFRDISPLLADGPAMRAVTEALIAPFAGQFDIVGGLEARGFLFAGAISAMTGVGILPIRKAGKLPRPAAAVSYTLEYSTATIEGPDVLKKGERVLLIDDILATGGTLTAAQSLVADLGAEVIGSAVVLELTALGGRELTGEVHSIFAE, encoded by the coding sequence GTGACTCAATCTGATCTTGACCGCGCCCAGAGCCTCATCACCTCGATTCCTGACTATCCCGAACCGGGAGTGGTCTTCCGCGACATCTCTCCGCTGCTCGCCGATGGTCCGGCGATGCGGGCCGTCACCGAGGCGCTCATCGCACCGTTCGCCGGACAGTTCGACATCGTCGGCGGGCTCGAGGCCCGTGGCTTCCTCTTCGCGGGTGCCATTTCCGCGATGACGGGAGTCGGAATCCTGCCGATCCGCAAGGCCGGAAAGCTCCCTCGCCCGGCGGCTGCTGTGTCGTACACGCTCGAATACAGCACCGCCACCATCGAGGGCCCCGATGTCCTGAAGAAGGGCGAGCGCGTCCTCCTCATCGATGACATCCTCGCCACCGGAGGAACGCTCACAGCCGCTCAGTCACTCGTCGCCGATCTCGGCGCCGAAGTCATCGGATCAGCCGTCGTCCTTGAGCTCACCGCACTCGGCGGACGCGAGCTCACGGGAGAGGTTCATAGCATCTTCGCGGAGTGA
- a CDS encoding protein-L-isoaspartate O-methyltransferase family protein, which translates to MSSEAPHDRIAEAFARIPREPFLPVAERRNASDDVPLPIGHGQTNSQPSTVTDMLRLLDPQPGETVLDLGSGSGWTSMLLAALVGPAGRVLGVERHPALVDSSRAAIHAVTAGAPDPETLAEVAIHEAVPGALGLPAEAPFDRILVSAGTESLPDQLVDQLAGGATMVIPVAGEMFRVVRDGPGADELTFTRHGWYRFVPLVAGE; encoded by the coding sequence ATGTCATCGGAGGCGCCGCACGACCGAATCGCCGAGGCGTTCGCCCGGATTCCGCGCGAACCCTTCCTGCCGGTGGCGGAACGCCGGAACGCCTCCGACGATGTACCCCTGCCGATCGGGCACGGACAGACGAATTCGCAGCCGAGCACCGTCACGGACATGCTCCGGCTGCTCGATCCGCAGCCGGGTGAGACCGTCCTCGACCTCGGATCGGGCTCCGGGTGGACCTCGATGCTGCTCGCCGCCCTCGTCGGGCCGGCTGGGCGGGTGCTCGGGGTCGAACGGCATCCCGCGCTCGTCGACTCCTCGCGTGCGGCCATTCACGCCGTCACCGCCGGTGCCCCAGACCCGGAGACCCTCGCCGAGGTGGCCATCCACGAAGCCGTTCCGGGTGCCCTCGGTCTCCCGGCTGAGGCACCGTTCGACCGGATCCTCGTCTCCGCCGGGACAGAATCACTGCCCGACCAGCTCGTCGATCAGCTGGCTGGCGGTGCCACGATGGTCATTCCCGTCGCAGGGGAGATGTTCCGAGTTGTCCGTGACGGACCCGGTGCCGACGAGCTGACGTTCACTCGTCACGGGTGGTATCGGTTCGTGCCGCTCGTCGCCGGCGAATGA